The DNA window GCACTCCAAAAATAGGCTCCACCATTCCGGACAGTTGTCCGTACCAAAGAGCCCGCTTCACGCTGAATCCTGCGGCATGCAATGGCAAGCTGACGGCCAATCCCTCGGGGAAGTTCtgaatgccaatgccaattgCCAAATTGCGGGCGCTCTCAAAGGTCGATGAATTAGTGGAGCCAATTGCGCCAAAGCTTACGCCCACAGCCAGTCCTTCGGGAATATTGTGGACCGTGATGGCCACCACCAAAAGCATAATCCTTTTCCACTGGGACAGGGCCTCTTCGGCGCGCTGTTGCTCCTCAGGTGTGGTGTATGTGCACTGCTCCATCTCATTGATGCTAGCACCCTTCTTTCGGCGCCTCGATTCGCCGCTGTGCTGCACGCTGAGGCAGTCGGAGAAGCTGTCCAGACTCTTAGAGGCCAACCTATCGGAGGCTACACCATTGCGCTTCGAGTCCTCGATGGCTATGTCCGCCTTGTCTTTCGACTGCGTCATCTGGATCATCATGTTGGTGCTGTTGAGGCCCAGGTATGACATCAGTTTGTCGCATCCATAGACGAAGATGGATCCCAAGAGGAAGCCTCCAGCGACTGGCAGAAAGGCGTATACTCCGTACAAATGGGAACTCTCGGCCATCTCGATGGCCGGCTTGAGGAGCGACCAAAACGAGGCTGCTATCATTACGCCAGCTGCGAATCCCAGGGCGGCGTCCAGAGACCTCCGCTGGTTACCCCGTACGAAGATCACTAAGGCGGCGCCGGCAGCGGTGAGTCCCCAGGTTAGCAGGGTGCCCAGAAGAGCCTGCGTGACGGGTCCATAGCCTGGAATCATCTTGCAATTAGTGCTCCTCTTCTGTGCCCGTCACCGACTGGTATGGAATTGTGCTCCCAAGATTTGTTCGCGTGCACAGGGAGAACAAGTTTCTTAATTGTTGCGCAGCAATTGTTTACCCACAATTGAAAATGTGCCACGTTCTTGGGCACTTGTAGGGTAAACAAAACAACTGAGAACCAATTTTAGATTCTGTATGTTTCAAGGGAATCTCTGGAACACTTGTTGCTGCTTATCGTGTTGTTTTTACGGAATGCTATTGAGTTTCGGGCGGCGGGGGAATTTTGGGGAGACGCTTAATACTGACGGGTTGATAAAAAGGTATACTAGCTCTACTAGAGCGCGTCGGAATCTGGTGAATGAGCCGCTGACTGAGCTGACAGCCCCACAAAAAGCAACTTTTATAGGGCCGCTGGCTGTGTGCCCCGGCAATCGATAGTGCTATCGCTGTCGTCTATCTGCCGTCTATCGATTGACGGCGGGCGCTAGGGATGGCACTCGAAAGGCGCCTGTATTCAAAAATCACAACTAAAGTGCAactaaatgtttaattatcaacatatattaaacttgtaattttattaaatactcATTTAACGCATGAGCGAGTACTATCGATTACGGCTTGATGGAACCATCCTCTCAGGCAGTGGTATGGTCTCATTATAGATAAGaaggttttttatttaaacaacgGGCCAGTTATCACGTagttataaacaaataaaacagtgTTTTCTAGTCAACATGACTGACAGAGTCGGGCAAAAAGTCGGCAGCATCCGCAGCATCAACAATAACACCAAAGGGCATAAGCTGCTCGCCAAAATTGCACCAACGTAGCGttaactaatttttaaatcCCCTAACTCACAGCGCGTTAAGTTCATGCAGCCGGACTCCGAGTTGAATCAGCGACCCCGTAAGCGCCAAGGAACACCCACATCCTCCAAAGACAATGAGCCAGGATCGGCTAACAAACGAGCCCAGCCCGGAACTCCAACAAGCAGCACACCAAAGGTAAATAAGCACAgtattacatattttatatttaaatggatatgtatgtacatactaGTCTGGTAAAAATTCTAAATgagtaatatatataatttatattgcatACACTTACATATATTCGAAATTTGATGCGCTATTGTCAGTAGTCATGATCACTATTTCTCGTCAcactattttacaaaatttcttttcattaaagttttaaatgttttattttttccagaATGACATCAGCCACTTTTTTAGAGCCATCAACACCAAAAAACCATCGGATAATGAGGCAATAGATTCGCCAGCCACCAAACTACTCAACAGGTGTGTTTTTCAATGGTAGACCTGTACAAAAGTCTTGTTAACTAAAgccaaattatttatacatagGATAAGCAGTGGCTGCTACACTCCTTTGCCAGCAGTGGCTACTACCCAGCTGTTGGGAACCAATGGGAGTGGAGATGCGGTGGGCGAGAAAGTGCAGGCCCAAAAGAGTCTCCAATTTGGAGAGCAGACGGGCACCAGTACCCTTCCGCCAAAACCTTCGACCACTTCGCGCCCACGACGGAGTACAGTGGATCCACCACCGGTAATGACGCCACCAGTGCGCACCACTCGTCGTCGAAGCTGCGTTGCGGAAATCAGCAGTCCCCTTGCAACGGATACGAGAATGACCCGCCGCAGGAGTTCGCTACTGACTTCCACGGTTATTCACGAGATTGATCCAGCTCAAACCGCAGTTGCAGAACCCAGAATGACTCGTCGCCGGAGCTCATTGCTAGCGACTGCCAAGCAGCCAGAAGAAACAGCCCAAAGGCAAACCATTAAAACCATAACGGAGGAGCTGGCTCCCGTAGAAGAGAACAGGAATTCAATAGTTATGGTCCAGACCAGTATAATCAACAAAACTGATTGTGTTGAGCAATCAATAGAGATAACCGCCGTGGAGGCAGAAGCTTCCTATAAAGCGGACAGACGTGGCACGCTCTATGCCTCAGAATGGATGGACATAAGTACCCCTCGTCGGCGCAGCGTGGCCAAGTCGGGCTCCGAGATAAGGCAGTCGCTCAGCAACGTTGTGGAAGGACAAGTAACGCCGCTGTTCAGCTCCACACGACTGCCCACAGGCCAGTCCACAGGAAATCGCAGGCGAACCATTTTCAACATGGACATGGACGTGATCAACGAAAGCATTGAAAGAATGAATGCATCGCATCGAATGTCGCTAGCCTTGGCTAATGAGGCGGAGTTGGGCGAGTCCCACAAAGTCACTGAACAAGAACCACCGCAAGCAGAGCCAGACGCACATCAAGAGCCCAAAAGGAGGCGCCTTTTCAATCCCAACGACGAGGTGGTCATTTCGCCACCAAAAAGTAACAGAAAGAGTCGTTTGAGCTTAACAGGGTCCTCGAGCTCCGTGCAGAAGCGTCGACGCTCACTAGCCACTCCAGCCAAATCTTCATCAGCAGAGATGTGTGCCCCGACTGCTCTTTCCAAAGCTGACACAGCCACGCAGGaagaaaattccaaaaacAATGTAGAGACATCCGAGGCTTCGTTGAATGCCGTTCCAGAAGGGGAGGAATCCATTTCAATCACAGGCGAAGAGGAGGAAAAGCCGAAGGGGAAACCACGTTCACGGATTCGCACGCTAGTCCACACAAACATGCACCAAGAGCAGATCAACGTCATCCACAAGGTTGGTAACACGACGGAGTGACCAATACACCATCCACATCTTCCTCTGACTGTAACCATTGTTTACCCAGTTAGGCAACTCCAGTAATGGATTAGTTAGTAAACCGTACTAGTTTGTAAATTAGCATATTCGCAACTCGTTAATGGCCCATATTAATTATTGATTAAGCATAAACAACACTCGGTAGATTGAAAAAGTAGTCCCTCATTTGTAAAGCCTCCCGCACAgttgaataaataatatccGTGGCGGTTATAAATCCTAATCGAAAACCGCCTTCAATCCCAGGCCCTGCGCAAGTTACGCGGCATGCGGCTAGATCCCACCGTGACTCAGCGCACCACCCACCTGGTTAGCCTGGAGCCGCGTCGAACCCTGAATCTCCTGCGTGGTTTGATGCGCGGAGTCTGGATCGTCAGTTACCAGTGGGTATTGGCATCCATTCGGGCAGGCAAGTGGATCGGTGAAGAGCCCTATGAACTGACGAGGTTTTCGCGTGCAATCGAGGTAAGACCAGACCTATGCGCCCACCATTAGCTACCTATTAACTCAAATCCGTTCTTAATCCTTCAGATTTGCCGTACAGAAAGGCAGGCCTTTGGCGTCCACTACCACTGTGAGTTGTTTCGCTTCATGGAACCCTTTTATGTGTCCTCCCTCTGCCGACCGGTGCAGTTCAACAATATGAAGGAGCTGCTTCTGCTGGGCGGCGCCACCCTGACCGAGAACCGATTCAAGGCCAAGTACGTCATAGGGGACAAACGACGCGCCGTGGACGACCGCATCTATCTCGACCCCTACTGGGTGCTAGACAGCATCACGAATATGCAAATACAAAGGTTCAGCAAATACCTTATGAAGAGCGCCATTATCTCAGCCGAGGGCATCCGATACGAGGATCCTAGGGAGCGCGATGATGACGAGACCAATTCGCAGAGAAGACACCTTCACGACTACGTCGATCCGCCGTTTGTGCTGGACAAGTAAAGATCAGCGGGTGCATCCACTTAACTAAATTCATATTTTAGCCTGAACACACCTGTTTCACCTTTTTGTGCAAAATGCGCTATTGTAAATATATAGTTATAATTAATCCAATACAACTTACTTTTAGCTTCctgatatttatattttagagattttttaacttgtttttttatgaattttacAAAGGCAGAACTATATatccaaaatatttaataaaataaaagcactTCTAAATGAATCCATTTGTCATTCATTTATCTGTCGCAAATCTATGTAAATCAGTTTTTCCgttaataatttttcacatgcgaaataaataaatgcatttttcccTATTTGCGACGAGAAATATGAGCCCCCAAACGCAATAAAGTTTTCAAGtgtttcaaatgcaaatgctcgCTTTATTAAAACGATTGAGGTATTTGTTGTCAGATTCATCTGTTGTACTCTTCATCAACTAGCTTTTGTTTGTACTTTGTGGCATCGGCGATAAGTGAACTTGGAGTTGGGGATGATGATCGATCAAAGCGCTGAAAATCAGGAGGCAACAACCAAAGAGATGGTGCTTTTAGTGGCTGGGtggtaaaaacaaaagaaatacaaaaatagggtttttattttttttgtaaataaagttATCGCTTCTATTCTGGTTCTTTTCTTGTGTACAAAGTAGTGTGTGCAAAAATAGGGTAAGATAAATGATACATATCAAAGAAAAAAGGTTAATTTAAACGATATTATAAATGCTACAGAGGATATCTATATATGATACCATAACGAAGTCAACTCCTTATCATATCATATGTAGTAAACTAAAGATCGACGGGGAGATGGAGGAGTGGATGCATAAATGCAAGTGTTTTTCCCAGTGTGCACTCTTCCTTGGGATCCACCGTTTCCCAATTTAGGCGGCCTCGACTGCATTTAGCATTCGTATCCGTCGAAATTCCTTTCGATGGAAGAAATTAAACTTTTGCTTCTGCTGGAACATCATCTTATCGGTCATCTTGCGCAGGACAGGTGTTGGTGTTATACTACTATTGtgctcgctgctgctgttgctggtatTGAGTGGTGTTGTTGGCTGCATTATGGTGTTGGTTACTTGCttgatgctgctgctactgcttgttgttgttgttattgagTGGAAGCAAACCAGCTACTTCTTGCCCTTGGTGGCCTTCTCGGCGGCCTTGGTGACCTTGCCACCGGAGGCATCCTTGAAGTTGACAGCCTTGATGACACCGACAGCGACGGTCTGCCTCATGTCACGCACAGCGAAGCGACCCAGAGGGGGGAACTCCTGGAAGGCCTCCACGCACAGGGGCTTGGAGGGCACCAGGTTGACGATGGCAGCATCGCCAGACTTGATGAACTTGGGGTTCTCCTCAGTGGTCTTGCCGGAACGACGGTCGACCTTCTCCTTGATCTCAGCGAACTTGCAAGCAATGTGGGCGGTGTGGCAATCCAACACGGGGGTGTAGCCGTTGGCGATCTGACCGGGGTGGTTCAGCACGATGACCTGGGCGGTGAAGTCGGCGGCGCCCTTGGGGGGGTTAGCCTTGGAGTCACCGGCAACGTAGCCACGACGCAGCTCCTTCACGGACACGTTCTTGACGTTGAAGCCAACGTTGTCTCCGGGAACGGCCTCCTGCAGGGCCTCGTGGTGCATCTCCACGGACTTGACCTCAGTGGTGATGTTAGCAGGGGCGAAGACCACAACGGTACCGGGCTTCAGCACACCAGTCTCCACACGGCCCACGGGTACTGTTCCAATACCGCCAATTTTGTACACATCCTGCAGGGGCAGACGCAGGGCCTTGTCGGTGGGACGGGCTGGGGGAAGGATGGCATCGAGGGCATCGATCAGGGTCTTGCCGTCAGCGTTACCCTCCTTGCGCTCCACCTTCCATCCCTTGAACCAGTTCATGTTGGTAGAGGGTTCCAACATGTTGTCGCCGTGCCATCCGGAAATGGGCACGAAGGCAACGGCAGCTGGGTTGTAACCGATCTTCTTGATGTAAGAGGACACTTCCTTCTTGATTTCCTCATAACGGGCCTCGCTGTATGGGGGCTCGGACGAGTCCATCTTGTTCACACCAACGATCAGCTGCTTCACACCCAGGGTGAAGGCGAGCAGGGCGTGCTCGCGGGTCTGGCCGTTCTTCGAGATACCGGCCTCGAATTCTCCGGTTCCGGCGGCGACAATCAGCACGGCGCAATCGGCCTGCGAGGTACCAGTGATCATGTTCTTGATGAAATCCCTGTGTCCGGGGGCATCAATGATGGTCACGTAGTACTTGGCAGTTTCGAACTTCCACAGGGCGATATCGATGGTGATACCACGCTCGCGCTCAGCCTTCAACTTATCCAAAACCCAGGCGTACTTGAAGGATCCCTTGCCCATCTCCTGGGCTTCCTTCTCGAACTTCTCGATGGTACGCTTGTCGATACCACCGCACTTGTAGATCAAGTGTCCGGTGGTGGTCGACTTACCGGAATCGACGTGTCCGATCACGACAATGTTGATGTGAATCTTTTCCTTGCCCATGTTGGATGATTACACGATGGCTGTTGTGTGTATTTAAGTGTGTTGGAGTGGCGGAAcgttggaaggttgcaggGTTCGGTGGGTTGGCGAGCAAGAGAGGTTGGAATAAACAAAGGGTGAAACAATTCGTTAGCATTCGGTGGGATTACAACTCTGAATAGACTACAATTATTAGTGGGTATAACATTTTCTCATTCCCCTTGCGTACGTTCGACTTTTGTTTGCATGCCCGAGCACAACCTAACCTCAAACTCTGGCAGCCGTACAAAACGTGTTTTTTGAGGTTAGGTCGAGTGCCCGCATGTATGGATGTGGGTAAAAGAGAGGGGCGCAACTACAGAAAAGAGCgtgcaaataaaattccaaatgGAAACTCGATTTTGTTCAGtgattttggtatttttgCTATCGTCAACTGTCTTCAGTAGCAGAACTgaaaaatcatcatcatgtCAAATCGAAGAGTCCAAAGGAAAATTCCAGCAAATTTAATTCGCGAATACACATGTGCTTATCTGCCTATGCGTGTGTGTATCTATgcctgtgtatgtgtgtgacGCTGTTGCCGGCCGGAGTACAAGTAAGAGACGAAGAGAGAGAGCGACCAAAATGGCGGATGTGCACTAGTATGCGTGTGTGACTTGTACAAATGCAAGCGATCTCGCCGCGGTGgcacaaatgaaaaatggaaagaaatggaaaagagaGGGGCACTACGAATTAATCAAGAACTTATAGGGCAGTGGCAGCCATTTTACCAAAAccaattatatattaataggGTCGGTAGGAAATGGCGAAGTAGCAGATGCGAGTGCCATTTCACCAGATATGTTAATGGGCTGGAAACCCGAAATAAGCACATTTTTCGCTTGTTGCTAGGTGAGGTTTTTCGCCCACTTGACTCACGCCACTGGGTCGCCATTTTAAAGTGCTATGCCGCAAAATGGAAGAATAAAGAAGATCTATAGGCCATGACAAAGGCAATTGAGGAACCACGTTTTTTTCCCGTGTTACTTAGCACATCTGGTGGATGACCTCTGTATacggcgtgggcgtggcaaatcaattacacaCTAATTGCACCATATTGCAGTACGAAAATGTGGCCAAAAATGCCGGAAAATTACTATGCGAATGCCGGGTTGGTAAAAGCAGCCACGCTAGTTAAAATTTTCGCCTTTGCAAACATGCCACGTGTTTGCTTCTTTGGCCACCTTTCACTTTGCAAAAACGCAGTTAGAGGTTATTTCAGAAATTATCACACACACAGGAAAAACACTGTAAATATGCACAAATTCGGCGTGTCAGttgcatatttgtttattaattgttCGCTGGCTGCAATGCCGTTGCAGAAAACACTTAATTATAGTCTCACAGGTAAGAAACT is part of the Drosophila yakuba strain Tai18E2 chromosome 2R, Prin_Dyak_Tai18E2_2.1, whole genome shotgun sequence genome and encodes:
- the LOC6530220 gene encoding elongation factor 1-alpha 1 → MGKEKIHINIVVIGHVDSGKSTTTGHLIYKCGGIDKRTIEKFEKEAQEMGKGSFKYAWVLDKLKAERERGITIDIALWKFETAKYYVTIIDAPGHRDFIKNMITGTSQADCAVLIVAAGTGEFEAGISKNGQTREHALLAFTLGVKQLIVGVNKMDSSEPPYSEARYEEIKKEVSSYIKKIGYNPAAVAFVPISGWHGDNMLEPSTNMNWFKGWKVERKEGNADGKTLIDALDAILPPARPTDKALRLPLQDVYKIGGIGTVPVGRVETGVLKPGTVVVFAPANITTEVKSVEMHHEALQEAVPGDNVGFNVKNVSVKELRRGYVAGDSKANPPKGAADFTAQVIVLNHPGQIANGYTPVLDCHTAHIACKFAEIKEKVDRRSGKTTEENPKFIKSGDAAIVNLVPSKPLCVEAFQEFPPLGRFAVRDMRQTVAVGVIKAVNFKDASGGKVTKAAEKATKGKK
- the LOC6530218 gene encoding zinc transporter ZIP11, producing the protein MIPGYGPVTQALLGTLLTWGLTAAGAALVIFVRGNQRRSLDAALGFAAGVMIAASFWSLLKPAIEMAESSHLYGVYAFLPVAGGFLLGSIFVYGCDKLMSYLGLNSTNMMIQMTQSKDKADIAIEDSKRNGVASDRLASKSLDSFSDCLSVQHSGESRRRKKGASINEMEQCTYTTPEEQQRAEEALSQWKRIMLLVVAITVHNIPEGLAVGVSFGAIGSTNSSTFESARNLAIGIGIQNFPEGLAVSLPLHAAGFSVKRALWYGQLSGMVEPIFGVLGAVAVTFANLILPYALSFAAGAMIYIVSDDILPEAHASGNGTIATWGTVSGFLIMMCLEVALS
- the LOC6530217 gene encoding uncharacterized protein LOC6530217; this encodes MDKFLLRNPTWKTKTYGSVVASSTAAAKKTEASAPIRRPLQDSNLGDSRSKPAAPAPKSLSQAPTDDQVARDRLMHKPALAVSKAISQHRSEFHQDQNQNQEGAERAGATQAPPIGAATPTRQEGHWARLQQDLNSPNAALRLRAIRALKSPTKSAYNTFDVPLAEQSIITMEERNPQEPPSLPELLKDIVVYVEVRTGNDNRSEGVKTIIAKMGAQVKDRLTRTTTHVVFKDGQLSTYKKAAEWNIPVVSILWIEACKVQRKICDPKQFPISNIRMYEYPELYGKMPRVKFMQPDSELNQRPRKRQGTPTSSKDNEPGSANKRAQPGTPTSSTPKNDISHFFRAINTKKPSDNEAIDSPATKLLNRISSGCYTPLPAVATTQLLGTNGSGDAVGEKVQAQKSLQFGEQTGTSTLPPKPSTTSRPRRSTVDPPPVMTPPVRTTRRRSCVAEISSPLATDTRMTRRRSSLLTSTVIHEIDPAQTAVAEPRMTRRRSSLLATAKQPEETAQRQTIKTITEELAPVEENRNSIVMVQTSIINKTDCVEQSIEITAVEAEASYKADRRGTLYASEWMDISTPRRRSVAKSGSEIRQSLSNVVEGQVTPLFSSTRLPTGQSTGNRRRTIFNMDMDVINESIERMNASHRMSLALANEAELGESHKVTEQEPPQAEPDAHQEPKRRRLFNPNDEVVISPPKSNRKSRLSLTGSSSSVQKRRRSLATPAKSSSAEMCAPTALSKADTATQEENSKNNVETSEASLNAVPEGEESISITGEEEEKPKGKPRSRIRTLVHTNMHQEQINVIHKALRKLRGMRLDPTVTQRTTHLVSLEPRRTLNLLRGLMRGVWIVSYQWVLASIRAGKWIGEEPYELTRFSRAIEICRTERQAFGVHYHCELFRFMEPFYVSSLCRPVQFNNMKELLLLGGATLTENRFKAKYVIGDKRRAVDDRIYLDPYWVLDSITNMQIQRFSKYLMKSAIISAEGIRYEDPRERDDDETNSQRRHLHDYVDPPFVLDK